A stretch of DNA from Desulfovibrio legallii:
TGTGCGGATGCGGCAACAGGCCGCGCCGTGAAACGCTTCAGGAGAAGGCGTATGGAATGGAGATCAGGCAAACGCGGCTTTGCCGTCCTGCTGGCCCTGCTGGGCGTGCTGGCCGTGGCCTGCTGGCCGGCGGCGGCGCGGGCCGCTTCGTGGTTTGTGGACGAGGCGGGCTTTCACGCTTCCGCCCATAGGGATATAGCCTGTGCGGACTGCCATCCGGACCAGGCCGACGGCGACCACCCCCGGCTGGACAAGCTCAACAAAGCCGCCAGCACGGCCTTTAACCGCGAAACCTGCCTCATGTGCCATGCCGCTGTGGAAGAAGAGCTGGCTCAGGGCAGGCACGCGGGCAAGCCGCTCATGAAGACGCAGGACTACAACCGTTGCGTCGCCTGTCACAACCCGCACACGGTGCTCGGCCCGGAGGCCCGCGCCAAAGGGTTGACCCCGCAGAGCGACATGCGCGCCGCCTGCAACGTCTGCCACGAGGCCAAAAAGGATCTGCCGAAGCCCGCGCCGGAAGTGGCCGCCTGTTTCACCTGTCACGGCAGGGTCACGGGCGGGGCCGCCGCAGCGGGCAGCGCCGTCTTTGCCAGGGGCAAAAGCCCCACGCAGCCGGTCATGTGCCTTTCCTGCCATGGGCCGGAGGCTCAGGGCCCGGCGCGCAAAATGGACAGCGCAGCCTTTGCCGCCATGACCCACGGGGACATGAACTGCCTTACCTGCCACAAGGAGGCCGCGCGCTTTCCGCACAACCGGCAGGCGCAGGTCAACTGCCTTGCCTGCCATACCCGTCATGACGAAAAGACCATTCATGAGGCCCATAGCCGCGTGGACTGCGGGGCCTGCCATCTGGCGGGCGTCACCCCCGTGCGCACGGCGGAAGGGCGCGTGGGCTTTACGGTCAACGCCGGTTCCCTGCAGGTGCACAGCATGGCCCTCAAGCCGGGCACGGCATCCTGCGTGCGCTGCCACAGTGCTGTTGTGACGCCGCAAAGCCCCGCCGGCAACGGCGCGGTGGGCGCGGCCAACGCCGTGCTGCCGCCAAAAAGCGTGCTGTGCATGGGTTGCCACGCCGCCACCTTCAGCGTGCAGGATACGCCCAGCCGTCTGGGCTTGGCCGTGTTTCTGCTGGGCTTTGCGGTACTGGGCCTGTTCTGGCTTTCCACCACCAATCTGGGCAAGGGAGAGGCCAAAGCCGTTGCTGCGGACGCCAAGACCGGGGATGCCGCCGCCGGGCAGACCCACGGCTGCCCCGCGCCCGCGCCACACGCTCCGGCCCAAAACCGCTGGCGCGCATTCTTTGGCGACGTGTTCCTGCAGGGCCGTCTGTACCGCGAAGCGCCGTTGCGCTGGGCTGTGCACGCCTGCATCTTCTTCCCCTTCCTGTTCCGCTGCGCCTGGGGCCTGCTGGGGTTGCTGGGTTCTCTGTGGGCTCCGGCCGCGCAGTGGCCCTGGCTCCTGCTCAACAAGGACTGGGGCCCCACGGCGCTGCTCTATGACCTGAGCGGTCTGGTGCTGCTGGCGGGTCTGACGGCGGCGGCCGTGCTTTGGCGGCGTGAAAAGAAGACGGCGGCCAACGCGCCCCGGCACGACTGGCCCGCCCTGTGGCTGCTGTTGGCCATCACCCTCACGGGCTTTGTGCTGGAGGGCCTGCGCATTGCGCTTACAGGCCTGCCCCAGGGCAGCGCATGGGCCTTTGCCGGCTATGCTCTGGCCCAGGTCTTTGCGGCCGCGTCGCCGTCCGCCCTGGCCCGGGTCTACGGCTGGGGTTGGTACGCCCACGCCGTGATCACGGCGCTTACCGTGGCCTACATTCCCTTCAGCCAGTTGCGGCACATCTTCACCTCGCCGCTCTACCTGCTGGTCCAAACCCTGCGGGGCCGCCACTAGGCCCTGGCACTACCCATAAAGGAGACTATTCATGGAAATCGCCGGTTACAACATCCCCGAAGACCTGTACTACGACGAACGCCACTTCTGGGTCCGCGTGGAGGGCGACGAACTGGTCATCGGCATGGACGATTTCGCGGAAAAGCTGGCCGGGCAGATCGTCTTTGTGCAGCTGCCCTTTGTGGGCAAGGCCGTCACGGCGGGCAAAAAGTTCGCCAAGGTGGAGTCCGGCAAATGGCTGGGCACGGTCTACAGTCCGGCCGACGGCGAAGTGGTCGCCGTCAATGAGGAACTGGAAGCCAACCCCGGCCTCATTAACAGCGATTGTTACGGCAAGGGCTGGATGTACAGAATCAAGCCCGCGGACATGAGCCAGATCAACGCTCTCATCCACGGCGGCAAGGACGTGCTGGAACCCTGGCTGCTGGAGGATGTGAAGAAGTTCAAGAAGGACTAAACAATGCCCCAGTCTGCATTCGGCATCCGGCAGCGCCTGGCCCTGGACGCCTGCACCCAGTGCGGCCAGTGCCTGGACGTCTGCCCGGCGGTAGTGGCCACGGGCGATGCGGACCTTTCCGCCCAGGTGCGCATGGCCAACCTCAAAAAGCTCCTGCGGGACCGCAACCCCTTCTGGCGGGCCTTTCTGGACGTGCTGGGGCGGGAACCCCAGCTGGCGCCCGAAGCCCTCAAAAGCTATGGCACGTCCGTGTTTCGCTGCACCCTCTGCGGCGACTGCGAGGAGGTCTGCCCCGCGGGCCTGCCCCTCAAGGACCTTTGGCTCTCCCTGCGTGAGGAGCTGGCCCGCACGGGCGACGCGCCGGAGAAAATCCGCATGATCCGCCAGAACCTTTCCGGCAGCCACAACGTCTTTGACGAAGACAACGACGAACGCGGCGACTGGGTGGAGGATATGCGCAAAGCGCCGCGCCACGGCTACCAGAAGGATACGGCTGAGGTGGTCTACTTTACGGGCTGCGTGGGGGCCTACTTTCCCCTGGCCCAGAAGATCCCCATGGCTTTTGTGGAAATTCTGGAAGCCGCCGGAGTGGACTTTACCATCATGGCCGGGGACGAATGGTGCTGCGGCTTCCCCTTGCTGGGCTCGGGGCAGAGCGCGGACCTGCCCGCCATCATTGAGCACAACGTGGCCGCCGTGAAGGCGCGGGGGGCGCGCAAGGTGGTCTTCACCTGCCCCTCCTGCTACCAGATCTGGCGGGAGCACTATCCCCCGGTTTTTGAACTGGCCCATGCCTCGGAAGTGGTCATCGACCTGGCCCTGAACAACCGCCTGCCCCTGGGGCCGCTGCCCATGACCGTCACCTACCACGACCCTTGCGATCTGGGGCGCGGCGGCCGCGTGTTTGACCCGCCGCGCGAGGTCATGGCCCGCATCCCCGGTTTGACCCTGGTGGAAATGGCCCACAACCGCGAACACTGCCTGTGCTGCGGCGGCGGCGGCAACCTGGAAATGATCGACCCCGACCTTTCCGCCAGCATGGCCCAGCGCAAGGTGGAGGAGGCCATGGCCACGGGCGCGCAGGCCATTGTGACCAATTGCCAGCAGTGCGTGCGCACCATGACCACCTACGCCAAACGCAACAAGGTCAATATCGACGTAATGGACCTGAGCCAGCTGGTGGCCCTGTCTTTGGCAGCGGGACGCAAGCTGGCGTCTGAAGCGGCCCAGACGGCGCAGCCCGGCGCAGGACAGGCCCAGGCGGCGCAGCCCGGCGCGTAACGGGCGGGGCCGGGGGAAGGATGGGTGCTGCCTTCGGCGGCCAGGGGGGCAGCGCCCCCCTGGGCCCCCGTTGGACGCTTGGGGGCGGCGGGCGTTTTTTCGGTTTTTCTGTCCGGTGGATTTTCACGTCCCAGGCTACGTCCGGGGAGTTACGGCATTTTATGGTGTTATTACAGGCCGCGTCCCCTGTGTGGCGTAAAAGTTTTGGGGGGAAGGGACGCGTGGGAGGAGGCTCTTTTTCAAGAGGGTCCCTTCCCCGCAAAATCTCATTCCTTTTCCCGTCCTCAAGGAGTTTGCCCTTATGACAGCGCGCTGGCGACTGCTGGATCTGCCGCCCATGACGGCGGCGGAAAACATGGCTCTGGACGAGGTCTTACTGGAGATCCGCGGGCAGGGGCGTTCCACGGACACGCTCAGGTTTCTGCAGTTCAGTCCGGCGGCGGCTCTGGTGGGTTTTCACCAGTCCGTGCAGGAGGAAATCCGGCTGGACTACTGCTGGGCCCAGGGCATTGAGGTCAACCGCCGCATCACGGGGGGAGGCGGTCTGCTGTTCGACGAGAGTCAGATCGGCTGGGAAGTCATCTGCGCCAAGGAATTTTTTGGGGTGCGCATTCCCAACGCGGCCCTGTTCCGGCGTATGTGCGAACCCACGGTGACGGCCCTGCGCGCTCTGGGGCTGGACGCAGCCTTCCGGCCCCGCAACGATATTGAGGTGGCGGGCCGTAAAATCACGGGCACGGGCGGTACGGAAAGCGACAGCGCCTTTATGTTCCAGGGCACGCTGCTGGTGGATTTTGACGTGGAAACCATGCTCAAATGCCTGCGTGTGCCTGTGGAAAAGCTCAAAGCCAAGGAAATCGACTCCATCAAGAAGCGGGTCACCTGTCTGGCCTGGGAGCTGGGGTGCGTGCCGCAGACCGCCGAAGTCAAAGAGCGCCTGGCCGAGGCCTTTGCCCGGCACTTTGACATCGAATTTACGCCCGGCGGGCTCACGGCCGAGGAAGAAGATCTACTGGCCGCACGCCTGCCCCATTTCCGCTCGCCGGAGTGGATCGACATGGTGCGGCCCACCTATGAGAAAACCGAGGTGGTGCAGGGCGCGCGCAAAAGCCCCTACGGCCTGGTGCGGGTGACCCTGCAGGTCAATCTGCCGCGCGGGCGGCTCAATAATGTGTACATTACCGGCGACTTTCTGTCTTTTCCGGGCCGGGCGCTGTTTGACCTGGAGGCCGCCTTGCGCGGGCGTCCTCTGGATGAAGAAGGGCTCTGCGCCGTTGTGCGCGATTTTTTTGCCCAGGACCGCATCACCATTCCGGACATGGGCGCAGAGGACATCTGCATTCCCCTGCGCATGGCCTTGGAAAAAGCGGCCATCGCCCGCCACGGCATCCCCCTGGCGGAGTGCAACCGCATCTACACCACCAACGGCAGCTTTGACCAGGTGTTGGCCGCCGGGCCGCGCGCCCTGCTCCTGCCGTACTGCGCCAAGCTCAAGGACTGCGCTTGCCGCACCTCCAAGGACTGCCTGGCCTGCGGACGCTGCAGCGTGGGCGACGCCTGGACCCTGGGGCAAAAGCGCGACCTGGAGACGGTCTGCGTGGTCAATTATGAGGACTTGATGGTGGAGCTGGCCCGGCTCAAGGACGCGGGCGCGCCGGCCTTTATCGGTTGCTGCTGCCGCCCGTTTTTCGTCAAGCACGCCGAGGACTTTGACCGTATGGGCCTGCCGGGCATCCTGGTGGATATTGAAAATACCACCTGCTACGAGCTGGACCAGAGCGAAGCCGCCCACCGGGGTCAGTTCAAAGACCAGACCGGGCTGAACGTCGCCCTGCTGCAGACCATCCTGGACGTGGCCGGGCGGGAACAGGAGAAGGAAGCATGCGCGACGTAACCTGCGATATTCTGGTAGTGGGCGCGGGGCCCGCCGGGTCCAGCGCGGCCCGCGCCGCGGCCTGGGAGGGCGCGCACGTGCTGCTGGCGGAACGGCGACCCGTGGTGGGCCTGCCCGTGCGCTGCGCCGAATACATCCCGGCCCTGCTGGTGGGCCAGGCCGACGTGGGGCAGGGCTACATCGTCCAGAACACCACAGGCATGCGCAGTTTTCTGCACGGCCGCTGCATTCAGGACATGGCCGCGCCCGGCTGCCTCATTGACCGGCATTTGTTTGATCAGGCCCTGGCCGACGCGGCGGTGCGGGCCGGCGCGCAGTTGCTTGTCGGGCACAGCGCCCTGACGCGCGCGGCAGACGGGACCGTACTGCTGGCCGGTCCCGGCGGGACGCGCCTGCGGGTGCGGGCCACGGTCATCATCGGGGCGGACGGCCCACAGTCGCGGGTGGCCCATTGGGCCGGACTAGGCCGGAGCCGTTGCCTGCCCGCGGTGCAGGTGCGTTTGCCCCTGCGGGAAAAGCTGGAGCACACCCACATCTATTTTGATGAAAGCGTCACGGCGGGCTATGCCTGGTTGTTCCCCAAGGGGGACGTGGCCAACGTGGGCCTGGGCATGCTGCCGCAGGCGGGGCGGCCCGGCCTGCGGCGGGTGCTGCAGCGTTTTGTGCGCGGGCTGGCGGGCCTGGGCCTGGTGGGCGACTGCGAGCTGGGCAGCACCTGCGGCTGGATTCCCGCAGGCGCGCCTCGTCCCTGCGTGGCGGACAACGTGCTGCTGGCGGGCGACGCCGCCGGGCATACCCACCCCATCACGGGCGCGGGCATTTTTCAGGCTGTCATGGGCGGGCGCATGGCCGGACGCTGGGCCGCCCTGGCCGTGCGGAAAGGCTCCACGGAGCTGTTGCACGGCTATGGCGAAGAATGGACGGAGTTTTATGGCGACGTCCTGGCCCACGCCCACCAGCGCCGTTGCCAGTGGGAGGCCTACAAGGGCCCGCTGGACGCGGCCATTAACCGGTTCTGGATAGGATTCAGGGAATACTATGCCGCTTCCTGACGCCGCCTTTGAGCGAGAACGCCTGCCCGCGCAATCCCCCCAGCCTGTCAAGGCCGGAAGGGATGCGTCCGCGCCGGGGCGTCCGTCTGCGCCGGGAACGCAGTTCGCCGACCGCTCTGTGCCGGAGGAATTTATCTGGGACAACGCCCGGCTGGAACGGGCCGGGGCGCTCTCCCGTCGGCGTTTCGGGCAGCGTGTGGCTTTTTATCTGCCGGGCATGTTCGTGCGCAACGGCGTGTGCGGCCAGTATCCGGCCCTTTCCGTCACGGGCGTGCGCTGCGCCCAGGGCTGCGCGCACTGCGGGGGGCAACTGCTCAAAAGCATGCCCGACGTGTCCGCGCCCCAAAAGCTGCTGGAGCGTTGCCGTCAGCTGGCGGCCCAGGGCGTGCGCGGCGTGCTGCTTTCCGGCGGCTGCGACGGCCGTGGGCGCGTGCCCTGGCGGACGCTCCTGCCGGCCATGGCCAGGGTGAAGGCGGAAACGGGCCTGTTTGTTTCCGTGCACTGCGGTCTGCTGGACGCGGCCGCGGCCCTGGAGCTCAAGCGGGCAGGGGTGGACCAGGCTCTGGTAGACGTCATCGGCAGCGCGGCGACCTATGCGCAGGTTTATCACCTGTCCGACGGCCAGGAGCGCCTGCACCGCACCCTGGAGGCCCTGGACGCCGCCGGTCTGCCCGTGGTGCCGCATATTATTGCCGGGCTGCACTTCGGGCAGTTGTTGGGCGAGGGCGCGGCATTGGAGCTGCTGGCCCGAAGACCCCCGCCCCTGCTGGTGGTGGTGGCCTGCATGCGCCTGCCCGGTACGGACATGGCCCAGGCCAGGGCTATCACGGCCGAGGAAGTCTGCGGGGTGCTCATCCGCGCGCGTGAGCTCATGCCGGAGACGGAAATCAGCCTGGGCTGCGCCCGGCCGCGCAACGCCGACGTTCTGGAAGCGCTGGCCCTGCGGGCCGGGGTAAGCCGCATGGCCCTGCCCTCGGAAGAAACCGTGGACCTGGCCCGGCAACTGGGTCTGGAACCGACATTTTACAAAACCTGCTGCTCTGTCCGCCTGGGCGCGGGCGCGGCGGCCTGGTAAGCCTTGAGAGGAAGCTATGAGTTCAGTCCCGCAATTGACCTGCCAAGAGGCCCCGTGCAGCTCCGCCCCGCAACCCGAAAGCCCGGAAGTGCTGCGCATGAGCCTGGCCGCCGCCATGACGCTGGACTTCGCGCCGGGCAGCTTTTACCGCAATGCCTGCCTGGGCTGCATTAATCTGCTGCTGACCTACCGTTCCGGCTGCGCGGCCCGCTGCGCCTACTGCGGGCTTTCCGGCGACAAAGCCCAAAAAAAGAGCACATGCAAGAGCTTCATCCGCGTCACCTGGCCCGCATTTGCCCTGGACGCCATTATTGAGGGCATGGCGCGCCGTCAGAGCCGTGTGAAACGCATCTGCATCTCCATGCTCACCAACAGCCGCGCCCCGCGCGATACGGAGGACATCTGCCGCCGTCTGCGCACGGCCGTGGACATTCCCGTTTCTCTGCTTATTTCGCCCACCATCCTCAACAGTGAAAATCTGAAGCGCTTTCGCGACGCGGGCGCGGACAAGATCGGCGTGGCCATTGACCTGGCCACCCCAGAGCTGTTTGACCACTACCGCGGTTCGGGCGTGGGCGGCCCGCACACCTGGAAGCGTTATTGGGACTGCCTGGGCGAGAGCCTGGAAGTCTTTGGCCGGGATATGGCCGGCGCGCATTTTATGGTGGGCATGGGCGAAACCGAGGCCGACATGTGCCGGGCCATGCAGCGCGTGCGTCATATGGGCGGCAACACCCATCTCTTTTCCTTTTACCCCGAAGGCGGCTCGCCCCTGGCTCAGCGCCT
This window harbors:
- a CDS encoding cytochrome c3 family protein encodes the protein MEWRSGKRGFAVLLALLGVLAVACWPAAARAASWFVDEAGFHASAHRDIACADCHPDQADGDHPRLDKLNKAASTAFNRETCLMCHAAVEEELAQGRHAGKPLMKTQDYNRCVACHNPHTVLGPEARAKGLTPQSDMRAACNVCHEAKKDLPKPAPEVAACFTCHGRVTGGAAAAGSAVFARGKSPTQPVMCLSCHGPEAQGPARKMDSAAFAAMTHGDMNCLTCHKEAARFPHNRQAQVNCLACHTRHDEKTIHEAHSRVDCGACHLAGVTPVRTAEGRVGFTVNAGSLQVHSMALKPGTASCVRCHSAVVTPQSPAGNGAVGAANAVLPPKSVLCMGCHAATFSVQDTPSRLGLAVFLLGFAVLGLFWLSTTNLGKGEAKAVAADAKTGDAAAGQTHGCPAPAPHAPAQNRWRAFFGDVFLQGRLYREAPLRWAVHACIFFPFLFRCAWGLLGLLGSLWAPAAQWPWLLLNKDWGPTALLYDLSGLVLLAGLTAAAVLWRREKKTAANAPRHDWPALWLLLAITLTGFVLEGLRIALTGLPQGSAWAFAGYALAQVFAAASPSALARVYGWGWYAHAVITALTVAYIPFSQLRHIFTSPLYLLVQTLRGRH
- the gcvH gene encoding glycine cleavage system protein GcvH, which produces MEIAGYNIPEDLYYDERHFWVRVEGDELVIGMDDFAEKLAGQIVFVQLPFVGKAVTAGKKFAKVESGKWLGTVYSPADGEVVAVNEELEANPGLINSDCYGKGWMYRIKPADMSQINALIHGGKDVLEPWLLEDVKKFKKD
- a CDS encoding (Fe-S)-binding protein, with translation MPQSAFGIRQRLALDACTQCGQCLDVCPAVVATGDADLSAQVRMANLKKLLRDRNPFWRAFLDVLGREPQLAPEALKSYGTSVFRCTLCGDCEEVCPAGLPLKDLWLSLREELARTGDAPEKIRMIRQNLSGSHNVFDEDNDERGDWVEDMRKAPRHGYQKDTAEVVYFTGCVGAYFPLAQKIPMAFVEILEAAGVDFTIMAGDEWCCGFPLLGSGQSADLPAIIEHNVAAVKARGARKVVFTCPSCYQIWREHYPPVFELAHASEVVIDLALNNRLPLGPLPMTVTYHDPCDLGRGGRVFDPPREVMARIPGLTLVEMAHNREHCLCCGGGGNLEMIDPDLSASMAQRKVEEAMATGAQAIVTNCQQCVRTMTTYAKRNKVNIDVMDLSQLVALSLAAGRKLASEAAQTAQPGAGQAQAAQPGA
- a CDS encoding lipoyl protein ligase domain-containing protein produces the protein MTARWRLLDLPPMTAAENMALDEVLLEIRGQGRSTDTLRFLQFSPAAALVGFHQSVQEEIRLDYCWAQGIEVNRRITGGGGLLFDESQIGWEVICAKEFFGVRIPNAALFRRMCEPTVTALRALGLDAAFRPRNDIEVAGRKITGTGGTESDSAFMFQGTLLVDFDVETMLKCLRVPVEKLKAKEIDSIKKRVTCLAWELGCVPQTAEVKERLAEAFARHFDIEFTPGGLTAEEEDLLAARLPHFRSPEWIDMVRPTYEKTEVVQGARKSPYGLVRVTLQVNLPRGRLNNVYITGDFLSFPGRALFDLEAALRGRPLDEEGLCAVVRDFFAQDRITIPDMGAEDICIPLRMALEKAAIARHGIPLAECNRIYTTNGSFDQVLAAGPRALLLPYCAKLKDCACRTSKDCLACGRCSVGDAWTLGQKRDLETVCVVNYEDLMVELARLKDAGAPAFIGCCCRPFFVKHAEDFDRMGLPGILVDIENTTCYELDQSEAAHRGQFKDQTGLNVALLQTILDVAGREQEKEACAT
- a CDS encoding geranylgeranyl reductase family protein, which encodes MRDVTCDILVVGAGPAGSSAARAAAWEGAHVLLAERRPVVGLPVRCAEYIPALLVGQADVGQGYIVQNTTGMRSFLHGRCIQDMAAPGCLIDRHLFDQALADAAVRAGAQLLVGHSALTRAADGTVLLAGPGGTRLRVRATVIIGADGPQSRVAHWAGLGRSRCLPAVQVRLPLREKLEHTHIYFDESVTAGYAWLFPKGDVANVGLGMLPQAGRPGLRRVLQRFVRGLAGLGLVGDCELGSTCGWIPAGAPRPCVADNVLLAGDAAGHTHPITGAGIFQAVMGGRMAGRWAALAVRKGSTELLHGYGEEWTEFYGDVLAHAHQRRCQWEAYKGPLDAAINRFWIGFREYYAAS
- a CDS encoding radical SAM protein, translating into MPLPDAAFERERLPAQSPQPVKAGRDASAPGRPSAPGTQFADRSVPEEFIWDNARLERAGALSRRRFGQRVAFYLPGMFVRNGVCGQYPALSVTGVRCAQGCAHCGGQLLKSMPDVSAPQKLLERCRQLAAQGVRGVLLSGGCDGRGRVPWRTLLPAMARVKAETGLFVSVHCGLLDAAAALELKRAGVDQALVDVIGSAATYAQVYHLSDGQERLHRTLEALDAAGLPVVPHIIAGLHFGQLLGEGAALELLARRPPPLLVVVACMRLPGTDMAQARAITAEEVCGVLIRARELMPETEISLGCARPRNADVLEALALRAGVSRMALPSEETVDLARQLGLEPTFYKTCCSVRLGAGAAAW
- a CDS encoding radical SAM protein, with the translated sequence MSSVPQLTCQEAPCSSAPQPESPEVLRMSLAAAMTLDFAPGSFYRNACLGCINLLLTYRSGCAARCAYCGLSGDKAQKKSTCKSFIRVTWPAFALDAIIEGMARRQSRVKRICISMLTNSRAPRDTEDICRRLRTAVDIPVSLLISPTILNSENLKRFRDAGADKIGVAIDLATPELFDHYRGSGVGGPHTWKRYWDCLGESLEVFGRDMAGAHFMVGMGETEADMCRAMQRVRHMGGNTHLFSFYPEGGSPLAQRLPPPIDQYRRIQLARWLIDHDRAQERDFSYNERGAVTSYGLPQAELEAVIAGGEPFRTSGCTGRDGEVACNRPYANGRPGPGIRNYPFKPEAADIRHIRLQLGLPA